The following proteins are encoded in a genomic region of Aethina tumida isolate Nest 87 chromosome 8, icAetTumi1.1, whole genome shotgun sequence:
- the LOC126266381 gene encoding LOW QUALITY PROTEIN: calcitonin gene-related peptide type 1 receptor-like (The sequence of the model RefSeq protein was modified relative to this genomic sequence to represent the inferred CDS: inserted 1 base in 1 codon; substituted 1 base at 1 genomic stop codon) gives MSQGLNYMLEENGVQNRKGNSIFSGLYCLGRFDGWTCWPPTPAGSVAQQPCPSFPVDSVYYKCEEDGRWIFNTEXNYSXINYTTCVNLQDLNFRKSITIVNSVGYGISFIALTISLGLLLYFKSLRCARILIHMNLFTSFAVNNFLWLVWNCLLLCKPEMLQENSEWCITLYIILQTFLISNYSWMLCEGLYLHTVLVWAFISEARLFKWMLVIGWGIPLWKMIIHVTVRATLGNEKDLLECWTVESDFDIIKQISVACTIIFNLIFLLNIVRVVITKLKAGPGHESGSSRSSVQALRATLLLVPLLGINYLLISARPNKGSPWEPAYEYISAITTSLQVLIINIIIPHSSKDLFL, from the exons CGAAAGGGAAATTCGATTTTTTCAGGTTTATATTGTCTTGGAAGATTTGACGGATGGACATGCTGGCCACCCACCCCGGCGGGTTCCGTAGCACAGCAACCCTGTCCCAGTTTCCCAGTAG attcaGTCTATTATAAATGCGAAGAGGATGGACGCTGGATTTTCAACACAG AAAACTACAGTTGAATTAATTACACCACATGTGTTAACCTTcaggatttaaat TTTCGGAAAAGTATTACAATTGTCAACTCCGTTGGATATGGAATATCTTTCATAGCATTAACAATATCACTGGGtctcttattatattttaa GTCATTAAGATGTGCCAGAATACTCATTCATATGAACCTATTTACTTCATTTGCTGTAAACAACTTCCTGTGGCTTGTGTGGAATTGTTTATTGCTTTGTAAACCGGAAATGCTACAGGAGAATTCA GAATGGTGTATTACGTTGTACATAATCCTACAAACGTTTCTCATATCGAATTATTCGTGGATGTTGTGTGAAGGTTTATACCTCCACACAGTGCTCGTTTGGGCCTTTATATCGGAAGCTCGTCTATTTAAATGGATGTTGGTGATTGGATGGGGGATACCATtgtggaaaatgatcattcaCGTTACTGTTCGCGCTACGTTAGGAAATGAAAAGGATCTACTAGA aTGCTGGACGGTGGAGTCGGATTTCGACATAATCAAGCAAATTTCAGTCGCGTGCACAAtcatatttaacttaatttttctacTGAACATCGTCAGAGTAGTCATTACAAAGTTGAAAGCTGGGCCAGGCCATGAGTCAGGATCGTCTAGGTCGTCTGTTCAAGCTTTAAG aGCAACATTGTTACTGGTTCCACTTTTGGGTATCAACTATTTGCTCATCTCCGCACGTCCGAACAAGGGTAGTCCGTGGGAGCCTGCCTATGAGTATATTTCGGCAATAACAACTTCCTTACAGgtacttattattaacatcATTATTCCTCATTCATCAAaagatttatttctttaa